A stretch of DNA from Acanthopagrus latus isolate v.2019 chromosome 7, fAcaLat1.1, whole genome shotgun sequence:
ttcctgttggtttgttttcctTGTAGTTCAGAAGTTTCATTGTGTCGCTGTTAGCTAACATGTTGGGATCAATGgggtcccacacacacacacagagcgccCTCAGCCGTGTGCTTGGTAACCTGGAGACTAACATGTTAACACGTTTAAAGGGTTAGTCCACCTAAATCATAAACATGCTGTAGTTTGTTTCTCACATGTTGTGCTTCATGACCGAGCAGGTAGTTTTGGCTTCATTCACTCTGGTTCTAAGATTTCCCTCTCTGACGTCTGATACAGTGGAGGTCAATGGAAGCTCACTCCTCTTTAATCAGAGCAGTTTTAATCTCTCCTTCCACTCATCGTCCTCAGTGACCCATGTTTGctccttcttttgtttttattgtttttctttatttcctgcactgccctcctccccctgctccgTCCCTgtctgtccatgtgtgtgtgtgtgtgtgttgagtagGGTATGGTCGGCCTGGTGACAGGCGGTGCGTCTGGCCTGGGCCGGGCCACTGTGGAGCGCCTGGTGCAGAACGGAGCGGCTGCTGTGATCCTGGACCTTCCCTCCTCTGATGGAGCCGCTCTGGCAGCCAGCCTCGGCGACCGATGTGCCTTCGCTCCTGCAGATGTGAGTCCAGTAGAACTTGCCGGACACAGTTGATTTGGCCTTTCAGCACAGATCAATCGCTATAACTTCCCAGCAGACCACCTGTAATCATTCTGCTACTGTAGTTCATGTCAGTAACAGACTGTTCAGTTGAATTACACACACGAcaaaatttaacatttcatttcatcataagcacaatttttttttttaaaaactccaACACTTTTCatgataatattgttattgtgaatttgtttggccACGATAATCGAGCAGTAAAAATGTGATGCATCTCCTTCCTTCCTGCACAGCACACAGCCAAGTGTTAATGCCATTTATTAGTTTAAAACATGGACTCAGCCTGGAAACCGTAGCTCTGATGTTATCATGTGCTGGTGTTCAGCAGCAGTACTCTCCGTTTAGCTGATGGCACTCTCACATCTCCCAGTACTATTGATAATAATTGGATGTGAACTCTCTTCTGTCCCctcattcattatttatatGTGGCCTTAAGAATCTCTATCATGTGAGTTTGACGTCTAAAGCGCTCTGGTCTGTTTCTAGGTGACATCAGAGGCAGATGTGCAGTCGGCAGTGTCGCTGGCCAGAGAGAAGTTTGGGAAGCTGGACCTGGCTGTTAACTGTGCCGGCATCGCTGTCGCCGTTAAAACCTACAATGCAAAGAAGGACATCCCTCACAGCCTGGAGGACTTCCAGCGTGTCATCAATGTAAGATAGAGAAGCAGGCACGTGCAGTAAGAAGATAAATACCACTCGCGGTTTGTTAGACTTTTATATCTGActcctctttgtgtgttttctgcaggtgAACATCGCAGGAACCTTTAATGTGATTCGTCTCGCTGTGGGTGCGATGGGGAAGAACGAGCCCGACGCAGACGGACACAGAGGCTGCATCATTAACACAGCCAGCGTGGCAGCGTTCGATGGACAGGTCGTTTGATACAAACACAAGACGAGACACACAAACGAAACCACTCATTGATCGCTCTGTTTATCAGCTGTTCTTCTCTCCGTTTTCTTTTCTCCAGGTCGGCCAAGCAGCGTATTCAGCTTCCAAAGGTGGCATCGTTGGAATGACCCTCCCCATAGCACGAGATCTGGCGCCCATGGGCATCAGAGTCATCACAATAGCTCCCGGTGAGTGTGCACAGATAAACAGGCTTTTCTGCGTCTGTATATGTGCCGTGACATTAGCATCTGatcctcttctttcttcctccaggtCTGTTTTCCACTCCCCTCCTGGCTGGTCTTCCAGAGAAGGTGCGCTCTTTCCTCGCCCGCCAGGTGCCCTTCCCCTCACGCCTGGGAGACCCCGCTGAGTTTGCCCacatggtgacatcactggcCGAGAACCCCATGGTTAACGGCGAGGTCATCAGGCTGGACGGAGCCATCCGCATGCAGCCCTGAGACCGATGACGTGCacgtttctttgtgtgtgtgtgtgtgtgtgtccacgttAACAAAAGGCATTGATCATCCAGTTAAGAGAACACTTTTATCCATGTCTGATTGTGTGCCTGGTGTACATATGATGTAGAAAGCTgcatacagtaaacacacactgtactggaACCATTTAATGTGAGAATATGCATCATTCAGAGCATTGCAGTACTTTGAACTCCACTTTGGTTGTTTTGTAAACTAATTCAGATAATAATAAACCTCTTATGTTTGATTATCTGCTTCATTAcggatgtttttttgtgtgaagaCCCAGAAAGCTGAAGAATTTTATGTGATCATCGTGTCTTTTAAATCATGTGGATCATACATGTCATTTTAGAAAAAGTcctttctttctatctttcttttgttctttcattctttctttccatctcaaACTTTCTGCAGTGATGCTGTACAATTCATTTGTCTATTTACAAATTTTCAATACTTTCACATTAGGATTTGAAATCTTAGGCAGTGATTATTACCAGGCGTTACAGATCGCCAAAATCAAAATCGAAatggaataaaacacaaatgccagtgtcagacacaaa
This window harbors:
- the hsd17b10 gene encoding 3-hydroxyacyl-CoA dehydrogenase type-2 yields the protein MANIRCVKGMVGLVTGGASGLGRATVERLVQNGAAAVILDLPSSDGAALAASLGDRCAFAPADVTSEADVQSAVSLAREKFGKLDLAVNCAGIAVAVKTYNAKKDIPHSLEDFQRVINVNIAGTFNVIRLAVGAMGKNEPDADGHRGCIINTASVAAFDGQVGQAAYSASKGGIVGMTLPIARDLAPMGIRVITIAPGLFSTPLLAGLPEKVRSFLARQVPFPSRLGDPAEFAHMVTSLAENPMVNGEVIRLDGAIRMQP